In Pseudonocardia sp. DSM 110487, the sequence TCGCGGATCGGAGTCGAAAGCCAGACGATGCCAAAAGGGCGTAACCACGACGTCGCACACCGTAAAGTCACTGTAACGAACAACTCTGCGGATTCCTGGGCAGCTGTGAGGCACAATTTCTACCCGGACCGCGGTAACAGCCACGAGTATCCGCGTGAGCCCTTCGTAACAACCATCTCCCTCGGGCACCTAATCGCCAGTGAGCCGGTTGTCACATACTGTTTACCGACGCTCACGCGTCCCGGTCGTTAGGAGCCTCCGCCTGCGGCCCGGCGCCGTCAGTCATGCTGGGGACGTGACGATCGGGGAGACGAGTGCGGCCGGGAACGATCAAGTGCACCTGATCACGGCCGCCGAGCTGGAATCGACCGTACGCGCGATCTTCGCCGCGGCCGGCTGCGCCGAGGACGAGGCGGGGTTGATCGCCCGCGAGCTCGTCGGGGCGAACCTCGCAGGCCACGACAGCCACGGCGTCGTGCGAGTGCCGTTGTACGTCGACTGGATGCGGGAAGGCTGGGTCCGGGCCGGGCAACGGGCCGAGGTCGTCACCGACGGCGGCGCGTTCGTGGTGCTCGACGGGCACAAGGGCTTCGGCCAGACGATCGCGGCGCAAGCCGTTGCACTCGGGGTCGAGCGGGCCGGGGCCAACGGCAGCTGCATCGTTGCGCTACGCAACTCCGGCCACATCGGCCGCGTCGGCGCGTACGCCGAGACCGCGCTCGCCGCGGGCCTGATCTCCATCCATTTCGTGAACGTGGCCAAGTCGCCGCTGGTGGCGCCCTTCGGGGCGGTCGAGCGGCGGTTCTCGACGGCGCCGTTCGCCATCGGGATCCCGCTGCCGGAGCGGCCGGTGGTGCTGGACTTCGCCACGTCGCTCGTCGCCGAGGGGAAGGTGCAGGTGGCCTCGTACGGCGGACGGCCACTCCCCCCGGACGCCCTGATCGGTCCGGAGGGCGTGCAGTCCGCCGACCCGCGCGTCCTCTACGGCGACTACGGGCCCACCGACCTGCGCCACCCCGGCGGGGGCGTGGGCGCCATCCGCGCGTTCGGCGAGCACAAGGGATCAGGCCTCGCGCTGATGTGCGAGCTGCTGGCGGGCGCGTTCACCGCAGGCGGCTGCGCGGGCCCGATCGACGGCCCGCGCAAGGGAATCGCCAACGGGATGCTGTCGATCTACCTCTCCCCTGCCCACTTCGGCACGCAGGCCGAGTTCGAGCGGATCGCGCGCGAGTACCTGGACTGGGTGCTCAGCGCGCGCCCGATCGACCCGGCCGCCCCGGTACTGGCACCCGGCGACCCGGAGACGGTCACCCGCGAGGTCCGTCTGGCCGAAGGAGTCCCCCTGCCGGTGAACACGTGGGCGGCGATCCGCCGCACGGCGGAGGCGCTCGGCGTCACCACCCCCACCTGACGGCCTACTGGTTGCTTCCGGTCCGGACGGTGAACTCGGCCGTGTGGACGACACCCCGGTGCTTGAACTCGAGGAACAACCGGTGTTCACCCGCCCCCGGGACCTCCACGGTGAACGCGATGCCCGCGCTGGTCCGGTACCCCGCCGCCGGCTCCGCGTCGCGCGCGAGCGGCGCCACGCGCAGATAGGCCTGGTCGCTCTGCCGCAGCACGACGAGATGGCCGGGCGCACCGAGGTACGGCTCGAGGTCGGTCACCGGGCGGCGGTCGCGGTCAATTGCCACGAACACCTCGGACCGGCCGCCTGCCACGAGGTCGGCGTCGAGCCGGACGTCGTAGCCCGCGACGTGGGCCGTTCGGGATCGCGGGAACTCGGCAGGTGAGAACCGGCCGGGCGCGAACAGGTCGATGCCGAGCACGAGCGCCGGGCCGCCGGTCGGTACGAAGTCGGCGTACGCGCGGTACACGCCAGCGGCCGGCAACGTGAGCGGTACCCGCCAGACGCCGTCGGGGTCGAACGCGGGCTGCAGGTGCTGGAATCCCCCACCGTCACGGCCGACGACGACCAGGTCGAGCCGCCGTTCGTCCCTCGTGTCGTACGCGGTGACCGGGAGGCCGTCCGGCCCGATCACGACGAACTCGAGCTCGCGTGGCCTGCCGGGCGCGAACGTCGTGTCGCCGCGCGGCACGAACGTGTAGCCGGCAGCGGTGGAGACGACTCCTGCCGCACCCGGGTCGAACGCGACTTCGGAGTTCGGGGCCCCGGCAGGCTCGTCGGTCTCGGCCATCGAGGGCGCCTGCACGCCGGGCACGGACGTTCCCGTCCACCAGGACAGGCCGAAGACCAGCGCCAGCACCGCCACGAAGCCCGACAAGCGCGCCGCCGTGCCCATCCGCGTCCCCTCTCGTCGCGGATACAACGATGGGTTGCGTTCACTCGGGCTGGTGACTACGGTCACCCGCGTCACTGTCGATGCGTATCGACTACCCGACGGAGGGAGGCGCCCGATGGTCACCAGCCGGGACGTCGCCCGGGTCGCGGGGGTGTCGCAGAGCACCGTCTCCTACGTGATGAGCGGCCGCCGGACGATCTCGGCCGAGACCCGCAAGCGCGTGCTCGACGCCATCGAACAGCTCACCTACCAGCCCAACGCCGGTGCCAGGGCCCTCGCCAGCCAGCGCACCCACGTGGTCGGGCTCGTCGTCCGGTTCCGGCCGGGCGCCGACACCACCGGTCTGCTCCCGTTCATCGAGACGATCGCGGGCTGCGCCCGCGCGGCGGACCACGACGTCCTGCTCGTCACGGCCGACGAGGGCTCGGCCGGGCTCACCCGGCTGGCGGGCCGCGCGCTCTGCGACGCGATCGTGATGATGGACATCGAGGCCGACGACGCCCGCATCCCGGTGGCGGCGACACTGCGGGTCCCGGTGATCCTCATCGGCGTCCCGGACGACAGCGCAGGGCTGCACTGCGTGGACGTGGACTTCGCCGAGGCCGGACGGCTCGCAGTCGACGAGCTGGCCGCGGCGGGGCACGACCGGATCGTGGTGATCGGCCATCCCCCCGACGTGGTGGAGCGCGACATCAACTACGTACGCCGGTTCCAGCGCGGAGCCTCGGCGGCCGCCGAGGCGCACGGCGTCGGCATGGAGCTCGTGAGCCCCGTCCCGCTGGACCGCGCGGGGGTCGAGGACGCGGTGCGGGAGGCGCTCGAGCGCGGCGGCGACCGTCCCGGCTTCGTCATCCCGAACTCCCCTGCCGTGCAGCCGGTGCTGCAGGCCGTGCTCGACCGCGGTCTCACCCCTGGCCGGGACATCTCGCTCGTCGGTCTGTGCACCGACGCCGCCGCCGAGGCGACCAGACCCGCCGTCACCAACGTGTCGCTGGAGCCGCGCGACGTCTCCCGGCGCGCGATGGAGATCCTCTTCCGCCTGCTCGACCGCAGCGCGGACGACCCCGCCCAGCTCGTCGAGCTGATCCCGCCCCGGCTCACGCGCCGGAAGACCACATTGCCCGCCCCCTGACGCCGGTCGCGCACCCCGCGGCCACCGCACGCCCGCAATCGATACGTATCAACCGAGAGGACCGGACATGGCTCGACGAGGAGCATCACTACGGACCGCCCTCCCCGCGCTGGTCGCGGCCGCCGCGCTCGGGCTCACCGCCTGCGGGGGCGGAGGCGGCGGAGGCGGCGGTGGTGAGGTCACCTCGCTCCGGGTGCTCGACTACTACAACAACGAGCCCGACCGCAGCGTCTACGCCCGCAAGCTCGACGAGTGCGGCCAGCAGGCAGGCGTGACGATCGAGCGCGAGGTCGTGCCCGGGCCGCAGCTCATCGCGAAGGTGCTGCAGCAGGCGTCCTCGCGGACGCTCCCCGACGTCCTCATGCTCGACAACCCGGACCTGCAGCAGATCGCCGCCACCGGCGCGCTCGCCCCGATCAGCGACTTCGGCCTGTCCGCGGACGGGTTCCAGGAGGGCGTCGTGAGCGCCTCGACCTTCGAGGGGCAGGTCTACGGGCTGCAGCCGGTGACCAACTCGATCGGCCTGTTCTACAACGTCGATCTCCTGAACCAGGCCGGCATCTCGCCGCCCAAGACGTGGGACGAGCTCAAGACCGCGGCGGCGGCGCTCACCCAGGGCGAGCGCTACGGCGTCGCGTTCTCCGCTATCGCCGACTACGAGGGCGCGTGGCAGTTCCTGCCGTTCATGTGGAGCAACGGCGGCGACGAGACCAACATCGCGAGCCCGGAGACCGCCGAGGCGCTGCAGCTGTGGGTCGACCTGGTGAACTCCGGTTCGGCGTCGCGGTCGGTGCTCAACTGGGGCCAGGCCGACGTCAAGGACCAGTTCGGGGCGGGCAACGCGGCGATGATGATCAACGGGCCGTGGCAGTTCCCCGCGCTCGAAGAGTTCGAGGGGCTGAACTACGAGGTCGTGCCGATCCCGGTGCCGCAGGCAGGCGACACCGTGGTCGCACCGCTGGGCGGCGAGACCTGGACGATCCCGCAGACCGGTGACGCAGCCCGCCAGGCCAAGGCCGCCGAGATCGTGACCTGCCTGAACACCGACGACAACCAGATCGCCCTCGCCACCGAGCGCACGACCGTGCCGACCAAGACGGCGCTGCGCGACCGGTTCGTCGCCGAGGTGCCGCGGATGGCGGCCTTCACCGAGATCGTCCAGACCGCACGGGCGCGCACCGGCAAGCTCGGCCCCGAGTGGCCCGCCGCCGCCACCCGCATCTACACGGCGGTGCAGACCGCGATCACGGGTGGTGCGCCGCCGCTCCAGGCCCTGCAGCAGGCGCAGGATGGCTGACGTATCGCGCCGGTCGGGCGCCGCACCTACCCGCCCCGTCGGCTCCGAAGGCTCCGCCGACTTCCATCCACCGGGTGTGGCCGCGCCCGACCGGCCGGTTCCGACGGACGCCGCGCCGGCGCCACCACGGGGACCGGCCGGTGGGTGGTGGTCGCCGCGCGGACGCGAGCGGCTGCTGCAGCTGGGGTTCCTCGTGCCGGCCGTGGCCTACCTGCTGCTCTTCTTCGGCTACCCGGTGGTCCAGAACGCCCTGATGGGGTTCCAGGAGTACACGACCCGCAGCTTCTACACGGGCGAAGCGCCGTTCGTCGGGCTGGACAACTACGTCGCCGTGCTGACGTCCGGCCTCTTCGGCACGGCGCTGCTCAACACGGTGTTGTTCACGGTCGGCTCGATCGCGGGCCAGTTCGTGATCGGGT encodes:
- a CDS encoding malate/lactate/ureidoglycolate dehydrogenase — its product is MTIGETSAAGNDQVHLITAAELESTVRAIFAAAGCAEDEAGLIARELVGANLAGHDSHGVVRVPLYVDWMREGWVRAGQRAEVVTDGGAFVVLDGHKGFGQTIAAQAVALGVERAGANGSCIVALRNSGHIGRVGAYAETALAAGLISIHFVNVAKSPLVAPFGAVERRFSTAPFAIGIPLPERPVVLDFATSLVAEGKVQVASYGGRPLPPDALIGPEGVQSADPRVLYGDYGPTDLRHPGGGVGAIRAFGEHKGSGLALMCELLAGAFTAGGCAGPIDGPRKGIANGMLSIYLSPAHFGTQAEFERIAREYLDWVLSARPIDPAAPVLAPGDPETVTREVRLAEGVPLPVNTWAAIRRTAEALGVTTPT
- a CDS encoding LacI family DNA-binding transcriptional regulator; protein product: MVTSRDVARVAGVSQSTVSYVMSGRRTISAETRKRVLDAIEQLTYQPNAGARALASQRTHVVGLVVRFRPGADTTGLLPFIETIAGCARAADHDVLLVTADEGSAGLTRLAGRALCDAIVMMDIEADDARIPVAATLRVPVILIGVPDDSAGLHCVDVDFAEAGRLAVDELAAAGHDRIVVIGHPPDVVERDINYVRRFQRGASAAAEAHGVGMELVSPVPLDRAGVEDAVREALERGGDRPGFVIPNSPAVQPVLQAVLDRGLTPGRDISLVGLCTDAAAEATRPAVTNVSLEPRDVSRRAMEILFRLLDRSADDPAQLVELIPPRLTRRKTTLPAP
- a CDS encoding extracellular solute-binding protein — encoded protein: MARRGASLRTALPALVAAAALGLTACGGGGGGGGGGEVTSLRVLDYYNNEPDRSVYARKLDECGQQAGVTIEREVVPGPQLIAKVLQQASSRTLPDVLMLDNPDLQQIAATGALAPISDFGLSADGFQEGVVSASTFEGQVYGLQPVTNSIGLFYNVDLLNQAGISPPKTWDELKTAAAALTQGERYGVAFSAIADYEGAWQFLPFMWSNGGDETNIASPETAEALQLWVDLVNSGSASRSVLNWGQADVKDQFGAGNAAMMINGPWQFPALEEFEGLNYEVVPIPVPQAGDTVVAPLGGETWTIPQTGDAARQAKAAEIVTCLNTDDNQIALATERTTVPTKTALRDRFVAEVPRMAAFTEIVQTARARTGKLGPEWPAAATRIYTAVQTAITGGAPPLQALQQAQDG